In Populus alba chromosome 4, ASM523922v2, whole genome shotgun sequence, the genomic window TTTGAGTAAGCGCAAGTGATAATCATTTCAAGTCTGTGTGCTCAGTTCATTGCGGCATCCCTCTCTCAAGTTTTAGTAGCTAGGAGTTACTGCATGGTCTAAATTAGTATACCTATCACCTTAGCTCCTGTTTTTCTATATCAAAGTTTGAGGTCGATTTTAAGCTTTTTGTTGATCTACATTCTACGGAGGAACTAAATGTTCGTTATCCTTGACATGCTATCTTGATCAACTCAATACCTTTTTTGTATATTGACTTTGGCAGAGATGTGCTTGGGCATTGGTTTAGCCTCGGCTTCTTTCAATTGAGTTTGCTTGTTCTTTTAGTAGGGATGTCAATGGACTTTGATTCTTCCAAATTTGTGTAGCCTGAGCTCGACCATTTTTCATTGACCTAGAAAATTGTCAACCATGTATTCTTAAGCTACATCTGGAAGTTGATGAAAAGATCTAAGATTCAGTGTTCTTTCAGTTGGAATGTactaatcttttaatttgattttatttttcttgaagatttcatgttCACTTCTGAgtatttgtgtttgatttatCGTATAGTATAATCATCTTATTTTAACAacgaaaataataattatcattgaTGTATAGTTTCTTTGCTTACTTGCCACACCTATTGAGAAACATTACTGGTCTGTGTCTTGTTTAAATTTCCCAAAATGACCCTTTTTccacataattaacttaaaccCGGATCTAATAAGTCTATCATGTGAAAATATGTCTTTTCAGGGCCAAGATCTTGTTATTGGAAATGTTGGTGACTCCAGGGCAGTTCTGGCAACCAGAGACAAAGATGACTCTTTGCTTGCTGTTCAATTGACTGTTGACTTGAAGCCTGATTTaccaagtctctctctctctctctctctctctctctctaaacacACTCATGCACACTTTCATGTTCAGTTGCAAgcaaatagaaaatagaaaatagaaattaagTCTTTCCGCAATAACATATATTAGAAAACTGCTTCGAAATTGATAGAACTGAGCAATCTATTCTGCTTAGGGGAAGCTGCCAGGATCCAGCAATGTAAAGGAAGGGTCTTTGCATTGCAGGACGAGCCAGAGGTTCCACGTGTATGGTTGCCTAATAATGACTCACCTGGTCTGGCAATGGCTAGAGCTTTTGGGGACTTCTGCTTAAAAGATTTCGGTTTAATTTCTGTTCCGGATGTTTATTATCGCAGCCTTAACAAGAGAGATGAATTCATTATTCTTGCCACAGATGGGGTattattcctttctttcattttaatctATTTGAGAGAATCTTTTTCTTATTCTAGGACATTTGGCAAGTTAATGTCTGAGAAGCCTGCTATGTTTCCATGTTTTTGCCATGATCGTGATAGTTTTTGCTCTACCACTTTGCTGTCCTGCTAATACGAAGCTTTATTGTTATCGGATAATTAGAAAGCGGATGGATCTGCACTCTTGTTAAGTGCAATAGACAGAGACTGACCACCCACCATCATATGGATGAACTCCATCCCTACTTTTCCAATACTGATATCAGTATTGATATCCTATTAACACAGGTTTGGGATGTCCTCTCAAATAAGGAAGCTGTTGATATCGTGGCTTCAGCCCCTGGCCGTGCAACAGCAGCCAGGGCTCTTGTAGACTGTGCTGTCCGAGCATGGAGACTTAAATATCCAACATCCAAGACTGATGATTGTGCAGTTGTATGCCTCTTCCTTGAACATCCATGTGCAGTAAATGGAGAGGTGGAAAAGCAGGATTTGAGAAAGATTCCTATGGAGCCAGGGGAGCATTTTGTGACTGATGAGAACACTGGTCAATCAGAAACAAAAGAGGATTCTCGTGATCCTATTTTTATGCATTCGGACACCACACGGAACTCTGACGAGATTGTACCTGTCCCTGAGTTGACAGTGGAAAATCCTTCGGTAACGTGCCAGGGCCAGTCCAAGAGGAGCCTGGCAGAGTGCATTTCAACTTCAGAGGATGAAGAGTGGTCAGCCCTAGAAGGTATTACAAGGGTTAATAGTTTGCTAAGCCTTCCTAGGCTCTTGTCTGGTGACAAAAGAGCAGCCAGTTGGCGAAAATGGGTTTGAGAAATCTGAAGCTTCTACACCCATACATATACTCTCAGCAAATGCGGTTTCAATAACTTCTTTGCAATCAAACGTCAGTCTCCGAAGAGTCAACAGTGCATACGTATTAAGTGTATAACTCTCAAAGGTATTAAGTGTATAACTATCAAAGGCGTGGCCTTTTGACTGTTCATTATTTCACATATTATTATGGATAACAatagtgctttttttttaaaaaaatctcactttgatctttggatttttttatacgCAAGTGAGCCCTATGAGTCCAAATTAGAACCTAATTACATGTTTCTTGGAGGtgagggttgaattgaaagataaaaaattaaaataaaaaaatcaagtaaaataagTGGCAGGTTTGCATTTGGTTAAAAAAGTTCATTTGTGTTCctcattttttaaagttatttgtTAATCGGTTcctatactttttttaaaatatatcttggtatcaaaatttattttccttctttttttagttcttttttcgGTGGAGAAGAGAAAGGGTGTTGTTGGATTCGGCTTAGAAAGTTGGTATTGGGGAAGATTTAGGCCACCAAAACGATCGATTTCTATATCAAATGGTTTCATATAATGAAGAGGGTTACAATTAGATATtcttttaccttgaaaacacttaaaaaatagatttaagcttagaaagattttttatttcgagttttggattatttttttttcttcttttttagaggTTATGAATTGGTTTAACAAGAGTTTTAGGGTGTTTTCTAAGTGTTTTGGGTAAAATCATGggttaaaatgagttttttggtccaaaaaacaaataatcctaTTTTTCTAGCTATACTCAgtgttttaagacccggcctgACGGGTCGACCCGGGCCGGGTCTAAGTAAAAAACAagttgggaattggcccggccaaacccggtcgacccgggaccgGGCCGGCTCGGCCAAACCAGGCTGAGACCcgggtttattattatttttttatactctcATGCCCGAAACGATGTTGTTTTGgctttttacaattaaaaagcCAAAACGACAAGAGCAGAGACCAGAGAGACGAATGCATTGCAGTCTTGCAGACCAGCAGAAGTGAGAAGAAGACCTAATTTAGAAATTGTCAAACCTATTTCTCTCTCAGTCGCGAAGAAGAGCAGATGAGCAGAAGACTCTTGATCGCCATTTCAATTCTGAGCATAAGGTTAGATGAGTTTttacttgtttctttcttctttcaccTTTCGTTATCCTCTGTTTCATCTTCTTCCCTCTGTTGAACTTGCAGGAGAGTATAACAGTGGCATCGATTCTTCCCTTTGTTTAGTTTGTTGATCCATTGGTTCTTCCCTCTGTTGACCCATCGATTCTTCCCATCGATTGACCCATCGGTTCTTCCCACAGGTATGTATCTcgaccttttttttctttttttttttctacgacTTCAAATGGTCAATTGTGAATATTTTGTTTGCTTTGAATATTGTTGTGAATATTGTTGTCCCTGTTTGTTTGTGTGAAATGTGAATATTGATGTAGCTGTGaatattgttgttaattttttgctGTCC contains:
- the LOC118030327 gene encoding probable protein phosphatase 2C 66; translation: MGSCYSIMGKEKKSPSSTTTWKKKSFVSSATNANADPSVLLHIPGRFSTNAATKIGCLYTQQGKKGTNQDAMLLWENFSSTTSSDTVFCGVFDGHGPYGHMVSKKVRESLPLIISTHWNPAKQCCLSDTANAPAPTTNPEDASSLSMDDESFDSLDVEETETLPDMYLPLKKSILKAFKLMDKELKLHPTIDCFCSGTTAVTVIKQGQDLVIGNVGDSRAVLATRDKDDSLLAVQLTVDLKPDLPREAARIQQCKGRVFALQDEPEVPRVWLPNNDSPGLAMARAFGDFCLKDFGLISVPDVYYRSLNKRDEFIILATDGVWDVLSNKEAVDIVASAPGRATAARALVDCAVRAWRLKYPTSKTDDCAVVCLFLEHPCAVNGEVEKQDLRKIPMEPGEHFVTDENTGQSETKEDSRDPIFMHSDTTRNSDEIVPVPELTVENPSVTCQGQSKRSLAECISTSEDEEWSALEGITRVNSLLSLPRLLSGDKRAASWRKWV